One genomic region from Sciurus carolinensis chromosome 2, mSciCar1.2, whole genome shotgun sequence encodes:
- the LOC124974339 gene encoding skin secretory protein xP2-like: MQRQVRGPRGRAPSPSPPLSSGGLPAARHPRGRDARAGDPSRAAPAPASQGRGLPTMPSELQLALPLSGSHGGAAQTDRRTAPASPQRGAAGRGAGRRPAAGGGAGAAAVAGRRADQSAAGGRAPGAGSGSAGGARAGGGPRGWSGAGARAGLTDGQTDRRADRAAPASAQLGPARTQRSPAAARSPAPVRRSRPPPAPHGVTGKRRRLIVRAAGLAHRGGDRPGRAAAAGLLRARRAPAPRPATPRPAGAPSRGRSAPGGDGGGALTPAAGPGPSGVGGAARVPAGLSAEAAAAEAAGYPAPRPPAPPAAADAVPPPSPPKGEFSSW; encoded by the coding sequence ATGCAACGCCAGGTGCGCGGTCCGCGGGGCCGGGCGCCCTCGCCCAGCCCGCCTCTCTCATCGGGTGGTCTCCCCGCTGCCCGACACCCACGGGGAAGAGACGCGCGGGCCGGGGACCCCAGCCGCGCCGCCCCAGCGCCCGCCAGCCAGGGGAGGGGGCTTCCCACAATGCCCAGCGAGCTTCAGCTGGCACTTCCGCTGTCCGGCAGCCACGGGGGGGCCGCGCAGACCGACCGCCGCACGGCCCCCGCCAGCCCGCAGCGCGGAGCCGCCGGGAGAGGGGCGGGGCGGCGGCCGGCGgcggggggcggggccggggcggcggCTGTGGCCGGGCGCCGCGCGGACCAATCAGCGGCTGGCGGGCGCGCGCCGGGGGCGGGGTCAGGGTCCGCGGGCGGGGCGCGCGCGGGCGGCGGGCCGCGGGGCTGGAGCGGCGCGGGGGCGCGCGCCGGCCTGACGGACGGACAGACGGACAGGCGGGCGGACCGAGCAGCCCCGGCGAGCGCGCAGCTCGGACCCGCCCGCACGCAGCGCTCGCCCGCGGCGGCACGATCACCGGCGCCGGTCCGGCGGTCCCGGCCCCCGCCCGCGCCCCATGGGGTCACAGGTAAGCGGCGCCGGCTCATTGTCCGCGCGGCGGGGCTGGCGCACCGTGGCGGGGACCGGCCGGGCCGGGCCGCTGCAGCCGGGCTGCTCCGAGCCCGGCGCGCCCCCGCTCCACGGCCCGCCACGCCCCGCCCCGCGGGGGCGCCCTCCCGGGGGCGATCGGCGCCCGGCGGCGATGGGGGCGGCGCGCTGACCCCGGCCGCGGGTCCCGGCCCGAGTGGCGTGGGCGGGGCGGCACGGGTCCCTGCGGGGCTGAGCGCGGAGGCGGCGGCGGCCGAGGCGGCGGGCTACCCAGCCCCTCGGCCCCCGGCACCTCCTGCCGCCGCCGACGCGGTCCCTCCCCCGTCACCTCCGAAAGGGGAATTTTCCAGCTGGTAA